CGAGGTGGCGTCTAACCGGTTCACGCCCCGTGATTTTACCTGCAACTGTTAACGACGGTTTTTCCGATTTCGGGCTCATTTTTGGAAACGAAGCCAAAAACGGAAATTATCGTCCTTTGCCGTTAAGATTATGAAGGTTGGGTGGATTGCTTTTCGGCTTTGGCAGCGTCCAGGTCATAGGCCATTTTCATGTAGTGCAGTACTTCCTCGTTCAGGTCTTCTTTGTCATAAAACCGCACGTAATGGTTCACCTGTTTGTCAATGTGGCCAATTTTGTGAAAACAAAGCGTGTCAGGAAAGACTTTGGGCAAGGGAATACAAACATCCAGAAAATTTCGGCCTAACTGGTGCACCGAGCAGAAGCGCGTGTTTTTGGCCAGCGAAATCATGCTCTTGGACGGATGAATCTTGAAATCGCCAATGGTGCGGTACTGCGCCAGAAAATGCTGGTACAAGCCCACCGTCACCTCAGATTTGCCCCGCAGAAAATCGGCCTCGGTTTTGTCAAGGCAGGAATGGCTTTGATTGTTTCTGAGAAACTGCTGGCCGCAGGTGGTACAGGTCCACATAGATATTCAGTTTGGGCGTTGTTTCAGGTTTAGAGCCTGAAAACGTAAAATTCTGTTCGCAAAGTAAAGCCAAAGTTATTTTACCTGCTTAAAATTGAGTTTTTTCTTTAGCTCTTCTGTGGCAATCTCTTCCCATTTTGAGTTTCTCATTAACCTAATGGAAACTACAGCTAGTTTTTTATCTTTCTCTTTTAAAGACCAAATGGACGAAGGCTGATAACCATCAGTATTCTCCACCTCAAATTGCGCCTCAACTATCTCAATTTTAATAGTGTCATTCTTTACATAGTAATCACCTAGAAAGTGCCAGTCCATTTCACAGTCATAGACATAAATTTGCCCTTCCTTTAAGAATTCCAGGGAGTCAAAGCATTTTGGGTCTATAGGAGAAATAGTATTCTCAGTTACCCACTTCATCCCTCTGTATTTGGTGTCTGTTTCTCTATTAGCCTGTTTGCTGGCCTTTATAGGTCCTTCGGTTACTGCACTTTCCTTACTTTCTCCATCCTCCAACTTGCTAGAATTTAAAGTTGATTTTTCTACAGACTTCGCCCTACTTTCTTCTTTGCTATCGCATGAATAAATGGTCAGAGAAGAAATGAAAGCAAGCATTACAACCAAATTCCTTTTCATTTTCACTCTACTTGATTAAGCCTTTGGCTGGGTTGTGGTAATCCACCACGGAAAACCAGATTGAATGTAAAACATGCGTTTAAATCAAATGGAGAGGGTTTTAGTAAAGAATGTGTAACATTTGTTATACACGAACTGGCAAAATACCATAAAATGTTATACACAAAAATTTATAGAAAAAATTTCTACAATAAGTATCGTTGCATCTCTCTGAGCATTGGGTGCTTCAAATCATTATAGATGACAAACAATTCCCTGCCCCTATTGTGAAAGTCTAGATATTCTTTAAAAATCTCCATTTGGGCACTGTTTGGTGAATCCTTGTGCTTATGGCTGTTTTCAATTGCCTTGACTTTACTGTGGTACATTGCAATATGGATAAGAATTTCACTAAACCTGTTATTCATATCCTTAACTACCTTATTTTCCTGAATCCCTTTAAACAGGTAGGTGTTATTATTTACTATAAAGTTCCTAAATAGATTCTGCTTCATCTTCAATACATCCCCGAAATCAAAAATCTTGGATTTGGTCATGAGTTCGTCATCATTCAAGCCTTTATTGATTTCATCTGAAATGGTGTTCAGAAGATTTAACATCTCTTTGTACTCAGTATGCCTTAATGATGCTTTGTTCCTAATACCTTGAATAATGATGTTTAACACCACTTGAAACACTGCAAACAGAAAACCTAGGGTAGATACAAGGATAGTGATTGAAGTGGTTGTGCCAGCCTCAAAATCAAGATTTGGCAATACATAATGGAAGATACAAAGCAAACCAAGGGATAAAATCGCTATTGGTGGAGTAAAGGGTAGGAGCTTCAATTTTACCCCTTGCAGGATTCTACTAAATCTATTCATCTGTTTTCCGTTTTTTAAAGATACAGAAAACCGCAAACTAAATTTTAATTTTAAGATTTGTATAGCTAGAAGTTGTCAGGCTAATTT
This region of Rufibacter sp. LB8 genomic DNA includes:
- a CDS encoding DUF5655 domain-containing protein; its protein translation is MWTCTTCGQQFLRNNQSHSCLDKTEADFLRGKSEVTVGLYQHFLAQYRTIGDFKIHPSKSMISLAKNTRFCSVHQLGRNFLDVCIPLPKVFPDTLCFHKIGHIDKQVNHYVRFYDKEDLNEEVLHYMKMAYDLDAAKAEKQSTQPS